The Gasterosteus aculeatus chromosome 8, fGasAcu3.hap1.1, whole genome shotgun sequence genome has a window encoding:
- the LOC144411419 gene encoding uncharacterized protein LOC144411419 isoform X1, which yields MLQGADESKMDTFDDATLSVLEAASVDEEALKGLSRDDLRDLFPGPENFLKRKKLWNFISENCENTTDQDANNCAMPPCQPQTSTPISAEKKMKMPDPPEYVVYTDSELDMVRSQYFALLCNGKEKNYKLSKELCCRLVRNTITSMVAILRASPMGKEVSYPSKLEIRAMSQKIIDYYPMLRDDDPNMPYLTIYTKMYKRLQNMRSPRKRQGSVPQRGVAKTALFSADNQDMETDWTDTSNSSDNTLLLESNDDLTEDNSSEAFPAHRPPSVPRKPKTKTFLLPSASASGSSLRTVIASPTTPAKDDVVGQDSLKMQARHYKTLSNMYNKPNAKPNQSDVAQVLDLEFKARRAFIDADVTREEDRPAKIFEAYPCFRDVRNAMDELRRIVGGTNSRYIEEVKGRWADFCAKVQFYGVWKKALKPPFPLDVRGVEFTLALFNALPSLFPSPTSPPKKLGNSCEALLHVLKSGEDPALYLEKHPLSSPVLLSDGSTTIVAVGNVPVTTLPQEDFSDGMLVLMAYYYTLHLRYPKCVATLLSVIQTEVIGDTIHDQDATSAYRKAMADWKSFIEK from the exons CTGCCAGTGTTGATGAGGAGGCTTTGAAAGGCCTTAGCCGGGATGACCTGAGGGATCTTTTTCCTGGCCCAGAGAATTtcctcaaaagaaagaaactttggaatttcatcagtgaaaat TGTGAAAATACCACGGACCAAGATGCCAACAATTGTGCCATGCCACCATGCCAGCCTCAAACCTCAACCCCCATATctgctgagaaaaaaatgaaaatgccagaCCCTCCAGAGTATGTGGTGTACACAGATTCAGAGTTAGACATGGTGCGTAGTCAATACTTTGCACTGCTCTGcaatggaaaggaaaaaaattaCAAACTGTCCAAGGAGCTATGTTGCAGACTTGTAAGGAACACAATAACCAGTATGGTTGCTATCCTGCGTGCTAGTCCCATGGGGAAAGAAGTCAGTTACCCGTCAAAATTGGAAATAAGAGCCATGTCACAGAAGATTATAGACTATTACCCAATGTTACGGGATGATGATCCAAACATGCCTTAT CTGACTATCTACACCAAAATGTACAAGCGACTCCAAAATATGAGATCCCCACGGAAGAGGCAAGGCTCTGTACCACAAAGAGGAGTGGCAAAGACAGCTCTCTTCAGTGCAGACAACCAAGACATGGAGACGGATTGGACAGACACAAGCAACTCAAGTGATAATACCTTACTTCTTGAGAGCAATGATGACCTTACCGAGGACAACTCCAGTGAAG CATTCCCAGCACATCGACCCCCCTCTGTGCCAAGGAAGCCAAAGACCAAAACCTTCCTGCTGCCATCCGCATCAGCCTCAGGCTCCTCACTCAGGACTGTGATCGCTTCACCAACCACGCCTGCAAAGGATGATGTTG TCGGCCAGGACAGTCTGAAAATGCAGGCTAGGCACTACAAAACCTTGAGCAACATGTACAATAAGCCAAATGCAAAACCCAATCAAAGTGATGTTGCTCAAGTTTTAGACCTTGAGTTTAAGGCCAGACGGGCTTTCATTGATGCAGATGTTACAAGGGAAGAAGACCGACCTGCAAAAATCTTTGAGGCATATCCATGCTTTAGAGATGTtcgaaat GCAATGGATGAGCTGCGGCGCATAGTAGGTGGCACCAACAGCAGATACATCGAGGAAGTGAAAGGAAGATGGGCAGACTTTTGTGCCAAGGTGCAGTTCTATGGTGTGTGGAAGAAAGCCCTGAAACCCCCCTTTCCATTGGATGTCCGTGGAG TGGAGTTCACGCTTGCCCTCTTCAATGCACTCCCATCCCTTTTCCCCTCACCAACTTCACCACCAAAGAAGCTTGGAAATAGCTGTGAGGCACTTCTTCATGTCCTgaag TCAGGCGAAGACCCTGCCCTGTACCTGGAAAagcatcctctctcctccccagttCTGCTTTCTGATGGCTCAACCACCATTGTGGCTGTGGGTAATGTACCTGTGACCACCCTCCCTCAGGAAGATTTCTCAGACGGGATGTTGGTGTTAATGGCATATTACTACACTTTGCACTTAAGATATCCAAAATGTGTTGCAACGCTCCTGTCAGTTATTCAAACAGAGGTAATTGGTGACACAATCCACGATCAAGATGCCACTAGTGCTTACAGGAAAGCAATGGCTGATTGGAAGTCTTTCATTGAGAAGTAG
- the LOC144411419 gene encoding uncharacterized protein LOC144411419 isoform X2 has product MNLRWILLTMPLYRCWRCENTTDQDANNCAMPPCQPQTSTPISAEKKMKMPDPPEYVVYTDSELDMVRSQYFALLCNGKEKNYKLSKELCCRLVRNTITSMVAILRASPMGKEVSYPSKLEIRAMSQKIIDYYPMLRDDDPNMPYLTIYTKMYKRLQNMRSPRKRQGSVPQRGVAKTALFSADNQDMETDWTDTSNSSDNTLLLESNDDLTEDNSSEAFPAHRPPSVPRKPKTKTFLLPSASASGSSLRTVIASPTTPAKDDVVGQDSLKMQARHYKTLSNMYNKPNAKPNQSDVAQVLDLEFKARRAFIDADVTREEDRPAKIFEAYPCFRDVRNAMDELRRIVGGTNSRYIEEVKGRWADFCAKVQFYGVWKKALKPPFPLDVRGVEFTLALFNALPSLFPSPTSPPKKLGNSCEALLHVLKSGEDPALYLEKHPLSSPVLLSDGSTTIVAVGNVPVTTLPQEDFSDGMLVLMAYYYTLHLRYPKCVATLLSVIQTEVIGDTIHDQDATSAYRKAMADWKSFIEK; this is encoded by the exons TGTGAAAATACCACGGACCAAGATGCCAACAATTGTGCCATGCCACCATGCCAGCCTCAAACCTCAACCCCCATATctgctgagaaaaaaatgaaaatgccagaCCCTCCAGAGTATGTGGTGTACACAGATTCAGAGTTAGACATGGTGCGTAGTCAATACTTTGCACTGCTCTGcaatggaaaggaaaaaaattaCAAACTGTCCAAGGAGCTATGTTGCAGACTTGTAAGGAACACAATAACCAGTATGGTTGCTATCCTGCGTGCTAGTCCCATGGGGAAAGAAGTCAGTTACCCGTCAAAATTGGAAATAAGAGCCATGTCACAGAAGATTATAGACTATTACCCAATGTTACGGGATGATGATCCAAACATGCCTTAT CTGACTATCTACACCAAAATGTACAAGCGACTCCAAAATATGAGATCCCCACGGAAGAGGCAAGGCTCTGTACCACAAAGAGGAGTGGCAAAGACAGCTCTCTTCAGTGCAGACAACCAAGACATGGAGACGGATTGGACAGACACAAGCAACTCAAGTGATAATACCTTACTTCTTGAGAGCAATGATGACCTTACCGAGGACAACTCCAGTGAAG CATTCCCAGCACATCGACCCCCCTCTGTGCCAAGGAAGCCAAAGACCAAAACCTTCCTGCTGCCATCCGCATCAGCCTCAGGCTCCTCACTCAGGACTGTGATCGCTTCACCAACCACGCCTGCAAAGGATGATGTTG TCGGCCAGGACAGTCTGAAAATGCAGGCTAGGCACTACAAAACCTTGAGCAACATGTACAATAAGCCAAATGCAAAACCCAATCAAAGTGATGTTGCTCAAGTTTTAGACCTTGAGTTTAAGGCCAGACGGGCTTTCATTGATGCAGATGTTACAAGGGAAGAAGACCGACCTGCAAAAATCTTTGAGGCATATCCATGCTTTAGAGATGTtcgaaat GCAATGGATGAGCTGCGGCGCATAGTAGGTGGCACCAACAGCAGATACATCGAGGAAGTGAAAGGAAGATGGGCAGACTTTTGTGCCAAGGTGCAGTTCTATGGTGTGTGGAAGAAAGCCCTGAAACCCCCCTTTCCATTGGATGTCCGTGGAG TGGAGTTCACGCTTGCCCTCTTCAATGCACTCCCATCCCTTTTCCCCTCACCAACTTCACCACCAAAGAAGCTTGGAAATAGCTGTGAGGCACTTCTTCATGTCCTgaag TCAGGCGAAGACCCTGCCCTGTACCTGGAAAagcatcctctctcctccccagttCTGCTTTCTGATGGCTCAACCACCATTGTGGCTGTGGGTAATGTACCTGTGACCACCCTCCCTCAGGAAGATTTCTCAGACGGGATGTTGGTGTTAATGGCATATTACTACACTTTGCACTTAAGATATCCAAAATGTGTTGCAACGCTCCTGTCAGTTATTCAAACAGAGGTAATTGGTGACACAATCCACGATCAAGATGCCACTAGTGCTTACAGGAAAGCAATGGCTGATTGGAAGTCTTTCATTGAGAAGTAG